A region from the Variovorax paradoxus genome encodes:
- the ureG gene encoding urease accessory protein UreG codes for MTSALHHIPHRTKKLPPLRVGIGGPVGSGKTTLLEMLCKAMRDKYDLVAITNDIYTKEDQRLLTVSGALPAERIMGVETGGCPHTAIREDASINLEAIDRMLEDFPDADVVFVESGGDNLAATFSPELSDLTIYVIDVAAGEKIPRKGGPGITKSDLFIINKTDLAPYVGANLDVMEQDTQRMRRQRPYVMTNLKTHVGVAEVVAFIEKRGMLAAD; via the coding sequence ATGACCTCCGCCCTGCACCACATTCCCCACCGCACCAAGAAACTGCCGCCGCTGCGCGTGGGCATCGGCGGCCCGGTCGGCTCGGGCAAGACCACGCTGCTCGAGATGCTCTGCAAGGCCATGCGCGACAAGTACGACCTTGTCGCCATCACCAACGACATCTACACCAAGGAAGACCAGCGCCTGCTCACCGTGTCCGGCGCCCTGCCCGCCGAACGCATCATGGGCGTGGAGACCGGCGGCTGCCCACACACCGCCATCCGCGAAGACGCTTCGATCAACCTCGAGGCCATCGACCGCATGCTCGAGGACTTTCCCGATGCCGACGTGGTGTTCGTCGAATCGGGCGGCGACAACCTCGCGGCCACCTTCAGCCCCGAGCTGTCGGACCTGACGATCTATGTGATCGACGTGGCGGCCGGCGAGAAGATTCCGCGCAAGGGCGGGCCCGGCATCACCAAGAGCGACCTGTTCATCATCAACAAGACCGATCTCGCGCCCTACGTTGGCGCGAACCTCGACGTGATGGAGCAGGACACGCAGCGCATGCGCCGGCAGCGGCCCTACGTGATGACGAACCTCAAGACCCACGTCGGCGTGGCCGAGGTGGTGGCGTTCATCGAAAAGCGCGGCATGCTGGCCGCAGACTGA
- a CDS encoding AsmA family protein: MKSSMFPRAVGWGLLLLSVLVALCIAVALSFDWNRARPWINQRVSEATGRPFAIRGDLVLQWNSPEAETGWRRWVPWPRLSAQDITLGNADWGKTGPHLAEIRQLTFSLNPLPLLNHTIRIPTLELAGPVLSLERTADGKNNWTLAAGGAEPSSWKLDLQRLVLSHGTVKLADATEKLDLKVDIDSLPKESAEGYGIGWKLSGTFRKTPLQGSGKAGAVLSLRQDTKPYPLQAGVQIGATRIDIAGTLTKPDALAALDLRLKLSGASMAHLYPITGITLPNTPPFSTEGHLIGKLDKAGGRWLYEDFKGRVGASDIAGTLEYISQQPRPLLRGQVQSNQLRLEDLAPLIGADSNTSKARRGAAAVQPAGKVLPVEKFDTASWGSIDADVKFAGRKIFHAKDLPIDSLVADLHLKDSVLSLTPLSFGVAGGTLAATVRLDGRQDPIRANLQLSARRLKIKELFPTLDTMRASLGEVGGDAALSASGNSVAALLGTSNGEVKALVSKGTISKFLLEAMGLNIGSVVATQLFGDRQVQLNCLASDFKVTQGVMQTRSFVLDTDESVVNVSGLIDLSKEQLALEIQPRNKALRVLSLRSPLYVKGTFKNPDVGVDKGAVALKLGSAIALGAVAPAAALLPLLNMGSQEFAECAPLEAAARQKPQAGKQPKAR; this comes from the coding sequence ATGAAATCATCGATGTTTCCCCGCGCCGTGGGCTGGGGCCTGCTTCTGCTGTCGGTCCTGGTGGCGCTGTGCATCGCGGTTGCCTTGAGCTTCGACTGGAACCGCGCACGGCCATGGATCAACCAGCGCGTGAGCGAAGCGACGGGCCGCCCGTTCGCGATCCGCGGCGACCTGGTCCTGCAGTGGAACAGCCCCGAAGCCGAAACAGGTTGGCGCCGCTGGGTGCCATGGCCGAGGCTGAGCGCGCAGGACATCACGCTGGGCAATGCCGACTGGGGCAAGACCGGCCCGCACCTGGCCGAGATCAGGCAGCTGACTTTCTCGCTGAACCCACTGCCCCTGCTCAACCACACGATCCGCATTCCCACGCTCGAACTCGCCGGCCCCGTTCTTTCTCTCGAACGCACCGCCGACGGCAAGAACAACTGGACGCTGGCCGCCGGCGGTGCGGAGCCTTCGAGCTGGAAGCTCGACCTGCAGCGGCTGGTGCTGAGCCATGGCACGGTGAAGCTCGCCGATGCGACGGAAAAGCTCGATCTCAAGGTCGACATCGACAGCCTGCCCAAGGAAAGCGCCGAGGGCTATGGCATCGGCTGGAAGCTCAGCGGCACTTTCCGCAAGACACCGCTGCAAGGAAGCGGCAAGGCCGGCGCCGTGCTCTCGCTGCGGCAGGACACGAAGCCCTACCCGCTGCAGGCCGGTGTGCAGATCGGTGCCACGCGCATCGACATCGCCGGCACGCTGACCAAGCCCGACGCGCTGGCGGCACTGGACCTGCGGCTCAAGCTTTCGGGCGCCAGCATGGCGCACCTGTACCCGATCACCGGCATCACGCTGCCCAACACGCCCCCGTTCAGCACCGAAGGCCATCTGATCGGCAAGCTCGACAAGGCCGGCGGGCGCTGGCTGTACGAAGACTTCAAGGGCCGCGTGGGTGCCAGCGACATTGCGGGCACGCTGGAATACATCTCGCAGCAGCCGCGGCCGCTGCTGCGCGGGCAGGTGCAATCCAACCAGCTGCGCCTGGAAGACCTGGCGCCGCTGATCGGCGCCGATTCGAACACCAGCAAGGCCAGGCGGGGAGCCGCTGCCGTTCAGCCGGCGGGCAAGGTGCTGCCGGTGGAGAAATTCGACACGGCAAGCTGGGGCAGCATCGACGCGGACGTGAAGTTTGCCGGCCGCAAGATATTCCATGCGAAGGACCTGCCCATCGACAGCCTGGTGGCGGATCTTCACCTGAAGGACAGCGTGCTCTCGCTCACGCCATTGAGCTTTGGCGTGGCGGGCGGCACGCTGGCCGCCACGGTCAGGCTCGACGGCCGGCAGGACCCGATCCGCGCCAACCTGCAGCTCTCGGCCCGCCGACTGAAGATCAAGGAACTCTTTCCGACGCTCGACACCATGCGGGCCAGCCTGGGCGAAGTCGGCGGCGACGCTGCGCTGTCCGCCTCCGGCAACTCCGTCGCGGCCCTGCTGGGCACTTCGAACGGCGAGGTGAAGGCACTGGTGAGCAAGGGCACGATCAGCAAGTTCCTGCTCGAGGCCATGGGGCTGAACATCGGCAGCGTGGTGGCGACCCAGCTGTTCGGCGACAGGCAGGTCCAGCTGAACTGCCTTGCGAGCGACTTCAAGGTGACGCAGGGCGTCATGCAGACGCGCTCCTTCGTTCTGGACACGGACGAATCGGTCGTCAACGTGAGCGGGCTCATCGATCTTTCCAAAGAACAGCTCGCGCTGGAGATCCAGCCGAGGAACAAGGCGCTGCGCGTTCTTTCGCTGCGTTCGCCGCTGTACGTCAAGGGCACGTTCAAGAACCCCGACGTCGGGGTCGACAAGGGCGCCGTGGCGCTCAAGCTGGGTTCGGCGATTGCGCTGGGCGCGGTGGCTCCCGCTGCCGCGCTGCTGCCGCTCTTGAACATGGGCTCGCAGGAGTTCGCGGAATGCGCGCCGCTGGAGGCTGCCGCCCGCCAGAAGCCGCAGGCTGGCAAGCAGCCAAAGGCACGCTAG
- the ureC gene encoding urease subunit alpha codes for MATIGRRAYAEIFGPTVGDRVRLADTDLLIEVEADYTLRAGGYGEEVKFGGGKTIRDGMAQSQRTRDGKGSGPTAGGAVDTVLTNALILDHWGIVKADIGLKDGRIAAIGKAGNPDVQPGVDIVIGPGTEIISCEGNIVTAGGIDSHIHFICPQQIEEALASGITTMLGGGTGPATGTFATTATPGPWHIERMLQAADAFPMNLGFLGKGNASLPDALHEQIEAGVIGLKLHEDWGTTPSAISNCLDVADATDTQVAIHSDTLNESGFVENTIAAVGGRAICAFHTEGAGGGHAPDILRVVGEENFLPSSTNPTMPYTVNTLDEHVDMLMVCHHLDAGIAEDLAFAESRIRKETIAAEDVLHDLGAISMFSSDSQAMGRVGEVVLRCWQTAHKMKLQRGKLPEDNERNDNFRARRYVAKYTINPAISHGIAHEVGSIEVGKWADIVIWKPAFFGVKPFTLIKGGTIAMAAMGDPNASIPTPQPVHYRPMFGSYGGSLARSSLTFVSQAGLAAGIKERYGLAKHLSAVKNIRNVRKKDLIHNGYTPKMEIDAQTYAVRADGHLLTCDPAVQLPLTQRYFLF; via the coding sequence ATGGCCACCATCGGGCGACGCGCCTATGCAGAGATCTTCGGCCCCACCGTGGGCGACCGCGTGCGGCTCGCCGACACCGACCTTCTGATCGAGGTCGAGGCCGACTACACGCTGCGCGCCGGCGGCTACGGCGAGGAAGTGAAATTCGGCGGCGGCAAGACGATTCGCGACGGCATGGCGCAGTCGCAGCGCACCCGCGACGGCAAGGGCAGCGGCCCGACGGCCGGTGGCGCCGTCGACACCGTGCTGACCAACGCGCTGATCCTCGACCACTGGGGCATCGTGAAGGCCGACATCGGCCTGAAGGACGGGCGCATCGCCGCCATCGGCAAGGCCGGCAACCCCGACGTGCAGCCGGGCGTGGACATCGTCATCGGCCCGGGCACCGAGATCATCAGCTGCGAGGGCAACATCGTCACGGCCGGCGGCATCGACAGCCACATCCACTTCATCTGCCCACAGCAGATCGAGGAAGCGCTCGCCTCCGGCATCACCACCATGCTGGGCGGCGGCACCGGCCCCGCCACCGGTACCTTCGCGACCACCGCCACGCCCGGCCCCTGGCACATCGAACGCATGCTGCAGGCGGCCGATGCGTTTCCGATGAACCTGGGCTTCCTGGGCAAGGGCAACGCGAGCCTGCCCGACGCGCTGCACGAGCAGATCGAAGCCGGCGTGATCGGACTCAAGCTGCACGAAGACTGGGGCACCACGCCCTCGGCCATCAGCAACTGCCTGGACGTGGCCGACGCCACCGACACGCAGGTGGCGATCCACAGCGACACGCTCAACGAATCGGGCTTTGTCGAGAACACCATCGCGGCCGTGGGCGGCCGCGCGATCTGCGCCTTCCATACCGAAGGCGCGGGCGGCGGCCATGCGCCCGACATCCTGCGGGTGGTGGGCGAGGAGAACTTCCTGCCCTCCTCCACCAACCCCACCATGCCCTACACCGTGAACACGCTCGACGAACATGTCGACATGCTCATGGTGTGCCATCACCTGGACGCCGGCATTGCCGAGGACCTGGCCTTTGCCGAGTCGCGCATCCGCAAGGAAACCATTGCCGCCGAGGACGTGCTGCACGACCTGGGCGCGATCAGCATGTTCAGCTCCGACAGCCAGGCCATGGGCCGCGTCGGCGAAGTGGTGCTGCGCTGCTGGCAGACGGCGCACAAGATGAAGCTGCAGCGCGGCAAGCTTCCCGAAGACAACGAGCGCAACGACAACTTCCGCGCCAGGCGCTATGTGGCCAAGTACACGATCAACCCCGCCATCTCGCACGGCATTGCGCACGAGGTGGGTTCGATCGAGGTCGGCAAGTGGGCCGACATCGTGATCTGGAAGCCCGCCTTCTTCGGCGTGAAGCCCTTCACCCTCATCAAGGGCGGCACCATCGCCATGGCCGCCATGGGCGACCCCAATGCATCGATCCCCACGCCGCAGCCGGTGCACTACCGGCCGATGTTCGGCAGCTACGGCGGCTCGCTGGCCAGGAGTTCGCTGACCTTCGTCTCGCAGGCCGGGCTGGCCGCGGGCATCAAGGAGCGCTACGGCTTGGCAAAGCACCTCAGTGCCGTGAAGAACATCCGCAACGTGCGCAAGAAGGACCTGATCCACAACGGCTACACGCCGAAGATGGAGATCGATGCGCAAACCTATGCGGTGCGCGCCGACGGACATCTGCTGACCTGCGATCCGGCGGTGCAGCTGCCGCTGACGCAACGGTATTTTCTGTTCTGA
- a CDS encoding urease subunit gamma, whose protein sequence is MELTPREKDKLLIFTAALLAERRKARGLKLNYPEAVALISAAVMEGARDGKSVAALMSEGRSVLTRADVMDGIAEMIPDIQVEATFPDGTKLVTVHQPIV, encoded by the coding sequence ATGGAACTGACCCCGCGCGAAAAAGACAAGCTGCTGATCTTCACCGCAGCACTGCTGGCCGAGCGCCGCAAGGCGCGCGGGCTGAAGCTCAACTACCCCGAAGCCGTCGCGCTGATCTCCGCCGCCGTGATGGAAGGCGCGCGCGACGGCAAGAGCGTCGCGGCGCTGATGAGCGAGGGCCGCTCGGTGCTCACCCGCGCCGACGTGATGGACGGCATCGCCGAGATGATCCCGGACATCCAGGTGGAAGCCACCTTTCCCGACGGCACCAAGCTGGTCACCGTCCACCAACCCATCGTCTGA
- a CDS encoding universal stress protein has product MYKRILVATDGSSLSEQAVATAIDLALLAGAELVSVNVAHFQPYGYFEGSMVLNQREIEASQEQAEHAAQRLVDAVRTAAVAKGVRSAQAIVMKSNQVAEAIIATAKNQECDLIVMASHGRRSLARLLMGSETLHVLTHSHIPVLVLR; this is encoded by the coding sequence ATGTACAAGCGCATCCTCGTCGCCACCGATGGCTCTTCGCTCTCCGAACAGGCGGTTGCCACCGCCATCGACTTGGCCTTGCTGGCGGGCGCCGAGCTGGTGAGCGTCAACGTCGCGCACTTCCAGCCCTATGGCTATTTCGAAGGTTCGATGGTGCTGAACCAGCGCGAAATCGAAGCCTCGCAGGAACAGGCAGAACACGCCGCCCAGCGCCTGGTCGATGCCGTCAGGACTGCTGCAGTCGCCAAGGGCGTGCGCAGTGCGCAAGCCATCGTCATGAAGTCGAACCAGGTGGCAGAAGCCATCATCGCGACCGCCAAGAACCAGGAGTGCGACCTGATCGTGATGGCCTCGCACGGCCGGCGCAGCCTTGCGCGGCTGCTGATGGGCAGCGAGACGCTGCATGTTCTGACCCACTCGCACATTCCGGTGCTGGTGCTGCGGTAG
- the ureE gene encoding urease accessory protein UreE has protein sequence MLTANKLMPQGRGLAPVLLKRAATVELDWDVRQKSRFDATDSQGRQIGVFLPRGTAVRGGDVLVAEDGSLVRVIAAPQPVLRITHCTAHGTPFDLTRAAYHLGNRHVPIELKPDHLKIEPDHVLADMLRSMHLIVVAAEEAFEPEGGAYGSHEQHSHDGGHDHAHDHGSSKGPKPLVLAPELLDGHDHSDGHHGHSH, from the coding sequence ATGCTCACCGCCAACAAACTCATGCCCCAAGGCCGCGGCCTTGCGCCCGTGCTGCTCAAGCGCGCCGCCACAGTCGAACTCGACTGGGACGTGCGCCAGAAGAGCCGCTTCGACGCCACCGATTCGCAGGGCCGCCAGATCGGCGTGTTCCTGCCGCGCGGCACTGCCGTGCGCGGCGGCGACGTGCTGGTGGCCGAGGACGGCTCGCTGGTCCGCGTCATTGCGGCGCCGCAGCCGGTGCTGCGCATCACGCACTGCACGGCCCACGGCACGCCGTTCGACCTGACGCGCGCGGCCTATCACCTGGGCAACCGGCATGTGCCGATCGAGCTCAAGCCCGACCACCTGAAGATCGAGCCCGACCATGTGCTGGCCGACATGCTGCGCTCGATGCACCTGATCGTCGTCGCGGCCGAGGAAGCCTTCGAGCCCGAGGGCGGCGCCTATGGGTCGCACGAGCAGCATTCGCATGACGGGGGCCACGATCATGCGCACGACCATGGCAGCAGTAAAGGCCCGAAGCCGCTCGTGCTCGCGCCGGAACTGCTCGACGGGCATGACCATTCGGACGGTCATCATGGTCACTCGCACTGA
- a CDS encoding urease subunit beta, giving the protein MIPGELIIDDEGEHTLNPGRRTLTLVVQNTADRPIQVGSHYHFAETNGALGFDREAARGMRLNIASGAAVRFEPGQQRTVELVDFSGDRVVYGFRGLVQGKL; this is encoded by the coding sequence ATGATTCCCGGCGAACTCATCATCGACGACGAGGGCGAGCACACGCTCAACCCGGGCCGCCGCACGCTCACGCTGGTGGTGCAGAACACCGCCGACCGGCCGATCCAGGTCGGTTCGCACTATCACTTCGCCGAAACCAACGGCGCCCTCGGCTTCGACCGCGAGGCCGCGCGCGGCATGCGGCTGAACATCGCCTCGGGCGCCGCGGTGCGCTTCGAACCGGGCCAGCAACGCACGGTCGAGCTCGTCGACTTTTCGGGCGATCGCGTCGTCTACGGCTTTCGCGGCCTCGTTCAAGGAAAGCTCTAA
- a CDS encoding urease accessory protein UreF → MPDANSLLQLIWLASPALPVGGFSYSEGVEAAVEWAGIDSEAKAIEWLSDQLHLSFARGDLAVFAQAVAAWRATDMPRVRQLNGWVMATRESAEFFLQTEQMGRSFVEWLKLHHADTAEVFVDLPASYPIAFAFAASRTGATMHDGCLAFAFGWAENMVAAAVKAVPLGQSAGQRILARLANEIPAAVERAMHLGDDERQAFAPLLAVLSARHETQYSRLFRS, encoded by the coding sequence ATGCCCGACGCCAACAGCCTCCTGCAGCTCATCTGGCTCGCCTCCCCCGCCCTGCCCGTGGGCGGCTTCTCGTACTCCGAAGGCGTCGAGGCGGCGGTCGAATGGGCCGGCATCGATTCGGAGGCCAAGGCCATCGAGTGGCTCTCCGACCAGTTGCACCTGAGCTTCGCACGCGGCGACCTCGCTGTCTTCGCGCAGGCTGTTGCAGCCTGGCGCGCCACCGACATGCCGCGCGTCCGCCAACTCAACGGCTGGGTCATGGCCACGCGCGAATCGGCCGAATTCTTCCTGCAGACCGAGCAGATGGGCCGCTCCTTCGTCGAGTGGCTCAAGCTGCACCACGCCGACACTGCCGAGGTCTTCGTCGACCTGCCTGCGAGCTATCCCATCGCATTCGCCTTCGCGGCCAGCCGCACCGGCGCCACGATGCACGACGGCTGCCTGGCCTTCGCCTTCGGCTGGGCCGAGAACATGGTGGCCGCGGCCGTCAAGGCCGTGCCGCTCGGCCAGAGCGCGGGCCAGCGCATCCTGGCGCGGCTGGCCAACGAGATTCCCGCCGCCGTCGAGCGCGCAATGCACCTCGGCGACGACGAGCGCCAGGCCTTTGCGCCCCTTCTGGCCGTGCTGTCGGCACGCCATGAAACACAATACTCGCGCCTCTTTCGAAGCTGA
- a CDS encoding HupE/UreJ family protein codes for MRHNASKPLALLAMLLLPLAASAHTGADGGLHHGFATGFLHPLTGADHLAAMVAVGLWSALAARRAWPDLLWAPLAFAGMLLVGALMGLAGVQLPAVEPMIAASLLVLGLLVATRIHLPAAAAAAVVGVFAVFHGVAHGHELADGQGAALTLAGMVGATVLLHLAGIALGWALRHANAWLPRAAGAAVVALGATLLSQALV; via the coding sequence ATGCGCCACAACGCTTCCAAGCCCCTCGCCCTTCTTGCCATGCTGTTGCTGCCGCTCGCGGCCAGCGCCCACACCGGCGCCGACGGCGGCCTGCACCACGGCTTCGCCACCGGCTTCCTGCACCCGCTGACCGGCGCCGACCATCTCGCGGCCATGGTCGCGGTCGGCCTCTGGAGCGCGCTGGCCGCGCGCCGCGCCTGGCCCGATCTGCTGTGGGCGCCGCTGGCCTTCGCGGGCATGCTGCTCGTGGGCGCGCTGATGGGTCTGGCGGGCGTGCAGCTGCCGGCCGTCGAGCCGATGATCGCAGCCTCGCTGCTGGTGCTGGGCCTGCTGGTGGCCACGCGCATCCACCTGCCGGCCGCAGCAGCCGCGGCGGTAGTCGGCGTGTTCGCCGTCTTCCACGGCGTGGCGCACGGCCACGAACTCGCGGACGGGCAGGGCGCGGCGTTGACGCTGGCCGGCATGGTCGGCGCCACCGTGCTGCTGCACCTGGCGGGCATCGCGCTCGGCTGGGCGCTGCGCCATGCCAACGCCTGGCTGCCGCGCGCGGCGGGCGCTGCCGTGGTGGCGCTGGGCGCCACGCTGCTTTCTCAGGCCCTCGTCTGA